A single region of the Spirochaetota bacterium genome encodes:
- a CDS encoding response regulator encodes MRTMDIGSKINAKSPDGIDDNGKPFRLLLVDDSAFVIKQLQQIFISEEYEIIGTAEDGEGAVVMYKELKPDLVTLDITMPKMDGITALAKIVEYDKNARVVMISALGKEDLVKKALLTGAKNYITKPLDRKKVLERVKAVLSKG; translated from the coding sequence ATGAGAACAATGGACATCGGCAGCAAGATCAATGCGAAATCGCCGGACGGCATCGACGATAACGGCAAGCCGTTCCGCCTGCTCCTGGTCGACGACTCCGCGTTCGTCATCAAGCAGCTGCAGCAGATATTCATATCGGAAGAATATGAGATCATCGGTACGGCCGAGGACGGAGAGGGCGCTGTCGTCATGTACAAGGAATTGAAGCCCGATCTCGTCACGCTCGATATCACCATGCCAAAGATGGACGGCATCACCGCATTGGCAAAGATCGTCGAATATGATAAGAACGCGCGCGTGGTGATGATATCCGCGCTCGGGAAGGAAGACCTTGTAAAAAAGGCGCTTTTGACCGGCGCGAAGAATTACATCACCAAGCCGCTCGACCGGAAAAAAGTGCTTGAGCGCGTGAAGGCCGTCCTCTCGAAGGGATAG
- a CDS encoding AraC family transcriptional regulator: MPFALNRSFDPAADLSVRIVGMHETMPPGMIERPGTGDLMAIVFVDAAHVRTPAGDLPVSGNSIVVWDKGWPHCYGNISRRWTHQWLHFAGKKANALLKDKGVALGTPAAIKDIVQADATFMLLYREISTRTRPDARMLASLLENFFSVQYRPDEQGSAHIPEWVIRARWNIETHSAKPLTLASLALDAGYSVPHLSSAFRKAFGVSPISYLLESRLRKAEMLLANRDLRTHEVAAATGFTNIHYFYRAFKNRFGAGPREYRQRILTDAPSAKKHGVGIRS; this comes from the coding sequence ATGCCCTTCGCGCTTAACCGTTCATTCGACCCCGCCGCCGATCTTTCGGTTCGCATCGTCGGCATGCATGAGACCATGCCCCCCGGCATGATTGAACGTCCGGGGACCGGTGATCTCATGGCGATAGTATTTGTCGATGCCGCTCACGTGCGTACCCCCGCCGGTGATCTTCCCGTGAGCGGGAATTCTATCGTCGTATGGGATAAGGGCTGGCCGCACTGCTATGGGAATATATCGCGCCGATGGACGCATCAGTGGCTGCACTTCGCCGGAAAAAAAGCGAATGCTTTGCTGAAGGATAAGGGTGTAGCGCTCGGTACACCTGCCGCCATCAAGGACATCGTTCAGGCGGACGCGACGTTCATGCTTCTCTATCGGGAGATATCCACTCGCACGAGGCCGGATGCGCGGATGCTCGCGAGCCTTCTTGAAAATTTCTTTTCTGTGCAGTATCGGCCCGACGAGCAGGGCAGCGCGCATATTCCCGAATGGGTCATACGGGCGCGCTGGAATATCGAAACACACAGCGCAAAGCCGCTTACCCTTGCATCGCTCGCGCTTGACGCGGGATATTCCGTACCCCATCTTTCAAGCGCTTTCCGCAAGGCCTTCGGCGTTTCGCCGATATCGTATCTGCTCGAAAGCCGTCTGCGAAAGGCTGAGATGCTCCTTGCCAACCGCGATCTCAGAACGCATGAGGTCGCCGCTGCAACGGGGTTCACGAACATACATTACTTCTATCGTGCGTTCAAAAACCGGTTCGGTGCGGGGCCGCGAGAATATCGGCAGCGGATACTCACCGATGCACCCTCAGCGAAAAAACATGGTGTCGGTATACGCAGTTAG
- a CDS encoding KpsF/GutQ family sugar-phosphate isomerase: MKKDIIPYAQSVLREEAEAIIRVSDRLSGAFTEALDLMLACKGRVVVTGVGKSGHIGRKFASTLASTGTPSFFVHPAECQHGDFGMIIEGDVMVIISQSGESAEVHGIIPYVKRFKIPVIAICNKPSSYLGKNAAVTLPLHVEKEICPLNLAPTTSAVVTLALSDAIAVSLMRIRGFTEKDFAIYHPGGSLGKQLATVEGIMRTGKALTLVSPDDTLASVLDRLVAERIGWALIVDGETKKLSGILVDGDVKRILIGAKAGENILEKKVSDVMTHDPKTITKDTLVAEALAIMEGRITMLVVVEDGRPVGIVHIHDILKSKAI, from the coding sequence ATGAAGAAGGATATCATCCCCTATGCGCAAAGCGTGCTCCGCGAAGAAGCCGAGGCGATAATACGCGTGAGCGACAGGCTTTCCGGCGCGTTCACCGAGGCGCTCGATCTCATGCTCGCCTGCAAAGGACGCGTTGTCGTCACCGGTGTCGGTAAAAGCGGGCACATCGGGCGGAAATTCGCATCCACGCTCGCATCCACCGGTACGCCGTCGTTCTTCGTCCATCCGGCTGAATGCCAGCACGGCGATTTCGGCATGATAATAGAAGGCGATGTTATGGTGATAATATCGCAGAGCGGCGAATCGGCGGAAGTACATGGGATAATCCCGTATGTGAAGCGATTCAAGATACCCGTCATCGCGATATGCAATAAACCATCGTCATATCTGGGAAAGAACGCCGCGGTCACGCTGCCGCTCCATGTGGAAAAAGAGATATGTCCGCTTAATCTCGCGCCGACGACGAGCGCGGTGGTCACCCTCGCCCTCTCGGACGCTATCGCGGTTTCGCTCATGAGGATACGCGGCTTCACCGAAAAGGATTTCGCGATCTATCACCCCGGCGGCAGCCTCGGCAAACAGCTTGCCACCGTCGAGGGCATCATGCGCACGGGGAAAGCGCTCACGCTCGTATCGCCTGATGATACACTTGCGAGCGTTCTCGATCGCCTCGTGGCAGAGCGGATCGGATGGGCGCTCATCGTCGATGGAGAGACAAAGAAGCTTTCGGGCATACTCGTTGACGGCGATGTGAAGCGCATACTCATCGGGGCGAAGGCCGGCGAGAACATCCTCGAGAAAAAAGTATCCGATGTGATGACGCACGACCCCAAGACGATAACGAAGGATACGCTCGTCGCCGAAGCGCTTGCCATCATGGAAGGGCGCATCACCATGCTTGTTGTCGTCGAGGACGGGCGCCCCGTGGGCATCGTTCATATCCATGACATATTGAAAAGCAAGGCGATCTGA
- a CDS encoding chemotaxis protein CheX codes for MRLEYINPFAEAAYETLGTYLKDDIRISDVTLREGVTEISGLAIVIGISGQASGNVLLDMSEEVACKVGSAMNETPCVNVGPPVINAIKELANMVSALAVTKISKIGYDLNVSPPVVVQGHQITYQSFKNESLLVRLDIANVGPMDIFVAIVEQA; via the coding sequence ATGCGTCTTGAGTATATCAATCCGTTCGCCGAGGCTGCCTATGAAACGCTCGGCACGTACCTGAAGGACGATATCCGCATAAGCGATGTTACGCTGCGCGAGGGCGTTACGGAGATATCGGGGCTTGCCATCGTCATCGGCATCTCCGGGCAGGCAAGCGGCAACGTCCTCCTCGATATGAGCGAAGAGGTGGCCTGCAAGGTCGGTTCCGCGATGAACGAAACGCCCTGCGTGAACGTGGGTCCGCCGGTGATCAATGCCATCAAGGAATTGGCGAACATGGTGAGCGCGCTTGCGGTCACGAAGATATCCAAGATCGGCTATGACCTGAACGTATCGCCGCCGGTCGTCGTGCAGGGGCATCAGATAACCTATCAGTCGTTCAAGAACGAATCGCTCCTCGTGCGGCTCGATATAGCGAATGTGGGACCCATGGACATTTTTGTCGCTATCGTCGAGCAGGCGTAG